The following proteins come from a genomic window of Lolium rigidum isolate FL_2022 chromosome 5, APGP_CSIRO_Lrig_0.1, whole genome shotgun sequence:
- the LOC124656808 gene encoding UDP-glycosyltransferase 90A2-like yields the protein MAESAVSCDASPELPHVAIFPLMARGHTIPLTQLAHVLLRRRLASVTFFTTPGNAAFVRSLLPAGADVVELPFPASQGAENVEGVASASAFADFAESTLALQPRFEEALASMRPAASLLIADPFMYWTAASAAALGVPRVSFLGTSAFAHVMRESFVRDMPGFDGTGDGTYTVPEFPDVKFLLADVPPPPVSMLPLDAKMAMAVAGSRGVIMNTFDGLEGRYIERWNRHIGPRAWPIGPLRLARECYADVDDVVVNGTKPSWLQWLDEKAAADQSVLFVALGTLLAVPEAQLKEVARGLEEAQVNFLWALRSDDSVGSLGTGFEERVRGRGMVTRGWVNQQAILQHECVAGFLSHCGWNSVLESVSAGVPLAAWPMEFDQPFNAKLVVDELRVGVSVKRSGETVREGLVKSEEISRAVREIMLGEARVPAAKNAAVLAGQARRAVSAGGSSWKMVEEMISELCVTAEPTACATKGLVGGDKSVAWRNTKNLAAAAVGNLF from the exons ATGGCTGAATCTGCCGTTTCCTGTGATGCCAGCC CTGAGCTGCCTCACGTGGCCATCTTCCCGCTCATGGCGAGAGGCCACACCATCCCGCTGACCCAACTCGCACacgtcctcctccgccggcgcCTCGCCTCCGTGACCTTCTTCACCACCCCAGGCAACGCGGCCTTCGTACGGTCCCTCCTGCCTGCCGGCGCCGACGTCGTCGAGCTCCCGTTCCCAGCCTCGCAGGGCGCGGAGAACGTGGAGGGTGTCGCGTCGGCGTCCGCCTTCGCCGACTTCGCCGAGTCCACGCTGGCGCTGCAACCGCGCTTCGAGGAGGCGCTCGCCTCCATGCGCCCCGCGGCCAGCCTGCTGATCGCCGACCCGTTCATGTATTGGACCGCAGCGTCGGCCGCCGCGCTCGGCGTCCCCAGGGTGTCGTTCCTGGGCACGTCCGCCTTCGCGCACGTCATGCGGGAGTCGTTCGTGCGTGACATGCCGGGTTTCGACGGCACCGGTGACGGTACCTACACGGTGCCGGAGTTCCCCGACGTCAAGTTCTTGCTCGCCGACGTCCCTCCGCCCCCCGTCTCGATGCTACCCCTTGACGCGAAGATGGCGATGGCCGTCGCCGGAAGCCGCGGCGTGATCATGAACACCTTCGACGGGCTGGAGGGCCGGTACATCGAGCGCTGGAACCGGCACATCGGGCCCAGGGCCTGGCCCATAGGCCCGCTACGCTTAGCCCGGGAATGTTACGCCGACGTCGATGATGTCGTCGTTAATGGCACGAAGCCCTCGTGGCTGCAGTGGCTGGACGAGAAGGCAGCCGCCGACCAGTCTGTGCTCTTCGTCGCGCTTGGGACGCTGCTGGCGGTACCAGAGGCGCAGCTCAAGGAGGTGGCGCGTGGGCTGGAGGAGGCGCAGGTGAACTTCCTATGGGCGCTGCGGTCAGATGACAGCGTCGGCAGCCTTGGGACAGGATTCGAGGAGCGAGTCCGAGGGAGGGGCATGGTGACGAGAGGGTGGGTGAACCAGCAGGCAATCCTGCAGCACGAATGTGTTGCAGGATTTCTAAgccactgcgggtggaactcggTGCTAGAGAGCGTCAGCGCCGGCGTGCCGTTGGCGGCGTGGCCCATGGAGTTTGACCAGCCGTTCAACGCGAAGCTGGTCGTCGACGAACTAAGGGTCGGCGTCAGCGTGAAGAGAAGTGGTGAAACCGTTAGAGAAGGGCTGGTTAAGAGCGAGGAGATTTCGAGGGCGGTGCGGGAGATAATGCTAGGGGAGGCAAGGGTGCCGGcggcgaagaacgcggcggtTCTGGCAGGGCAGGCACGGCGTGCCGTTTCCGCTGGTGGCTCGTCATGGAAAATGGTGGAGGAGATGATCAGTGAGCTGTGTGTGACAGCCGAGCCGACAGCCTGCGCTACCAAGGGACTAGTAGGTGGTGACAAATCTGTGGCGTGGCGAAATACGAAGAACCTAGCGGCAGCGGCAGTCGGCAACCTATTCTGA